From Astyanax mexicanus isolate ESR-SI-001 chromosome 13, AstMex3_surface, whole genome shotgun sequence, the proteins below share one genomic window:
- the LOC125780673 gene encoding uncharacterized protein LOC125780673, giving the protein MLLYSIYRNTVSAVIYITSCNFVHISCILYRIERLPVGGGRGRIFNAEQEAAVVNMVLANNAIRLREIKAAVIADQGVFRNIHTVSEATIDRVLRRNHMAMKQLYRVPFQRNSEAVKEARCQYVERIMELEAEGAHHIFIYVDEAGFNLCKVRRRGRNLIGNRATITVPGQRGANITMCAAISNDGVLCHIPTIGPYNTERLIAFLNALYDILIPPQERGLLRPGMPRFVIIWDNVAFHHSRIVNEWFAVHCRMMVQFLPPYSPFLNPIEEFFSAWRWKVYNHRPYEQMPLLNAMTAAAQDIDAEACQGWIRHARRFFPRCIARENIECDVDEALWPRLQERGD; this is encoded by the exons ATGttgctatacagtatatacagaaatacagtatctGCAGTGATATACATTACTTCGTGTAATTTTGTCCACATTTCATGTATTCTTTATAGAATCGAAAGACTACCAGTCGGTGGTGGTAGAGGGAGAATTTTTAATGCTGAACAGGAGGCAGCCGTTGTCAACATGGTTCTGGCAAATAATGCCATTAGGCTGCGTGAAATCAAGGCAGCAGTGATTGCTGATCAGGGAGTATTTAGGAACATCCATACTGTGAGTGAGGCCACAATTGACCGCGTCCTCCGAAGGAATCATATGGCCATGAAACAGCTCTATAGAGTTCCTTTTCAGAGGAACTCTGAAGCTGTGAAGGAGGCCAGATGCCAATATGTGGAG CGAATAATGGAGCTTGAAGCTGAGGGGGCACATCATATCTTCATTTATGTCGACGAAGCCGGCTTCAATCTTTGTAAAGTAAGGAGACGAGGAAGGAACCTCATTGGGAATAGGGCCACTATTACTGTTCCAGGGCAGAGGGGTGCCAATATAACTATGTGTGCTGCCATCTCCAATGATGGCGTCCTGTGCCATATTCCTACCATTGGCCCATACAACACTGAGCGTCTCATAGCATTCCTGAATGCCCTTTATGACATCCTGATCCCACCTCAGGAGCGAGGCCTGTTGAGGCCTGGCATGCCACGGTTCGTGATTATCTGGGACAATGTGGCGTTCCACCACTCTCGTATTGTGAATGAGTGGTTTGCAGTGCACTGTCGGATGATGGTACAATTTCTTCCTCCATACTCTCCGTTTTTAAATCCCATAGAGGAATTCTTTAGTGCATGGAGATGGAAGGTATATAATCACCGACCCTATGAACAGATGCCCTTGCTCAATGCAATGACTGCTGCTGCCCAAGATATAGATGCAGAGGCATGTCAAGGATGGATCAGGCATGCTAGACGATTTTTCCCTCGGTGCATTGCACGAGAGAATATTGAATGCGATGTGGATGAGGCCTTGTGGCCCAGGCTTCAAGAAAGAGGAGACTAG